A region from the Vicia villosa cultivar HV-30 ecotype Madison, WI linkage group LG3, Vvil1.0, whole genome shotgun sequence genome encodes:
- the LOC131659889 gene encoding uncharacterized mitochondrial protein AtMg00810-like encodes MKEFEKSDLGKFSYFLGMEFQITKQGTMLHQRRYVKEILKRFMMDDSNPTSSPIEPNLKLEKHESNDIFDVTLFKQIVGSLRYVCNKRPDISFSIRLVSRYMSEPKVSHKKVVKRILRYLKESINYGILFPRDSESKEAIVTYYLDDDWSEDKEDRRSTTSYFFQVFDA; translated from the coding sequence atgaaggaatttgaaaAGTCGGATCTAGGAAAGTTTTCGTATTTCCTAGGCATGGAATTTCAAATTACGAAGCAAGGTACAATGTTGCATCAAAGAAGgtatgtcaaagagatactcaaGAGATTCATGATGGATGATTCGAATCCTACATCCTCACCTATCGAACCAAATTTGAAATTGGAGAAGCATGAAAGTAATGACATATTCGATGTAACTTTGTTCAAACAAATTGTAGGATCTTTGAGGTATGTGTGCAATAAGAGACCCGATATAAGTTTCTCAATCAGATTGGTGAGCagatacatgagtgaaccaaAGGTGTCTCACAAGAAGGTTGTAAAAAGAATCCTGAGATACCTAAAAGAATCGATAAACTATGGAATTCTATTTCCACGagattctgaaagcaaagaagctatTGTTACTTACTATTTAGATGATGATTGGAGTGAAGATAAGGAAGATCGGAGAAGCACAACTAGTTACTTCTTTCAAGTATTTGATGCTTAA